GGCACGTCATCGTCGTGTAGTGTCTGTGGACACGAAGATGAAGACAGCCGTGTTGAACGTGGACTGTGGAAGTGTGACTGCTGTGGCATTGTCGCACACGGCGACGTGAATGGAGCCGATAACATCAGACAGAAAACGCTACCCGTGACCCCTCCACTGGGGGGTAGCGGTAACGGCTGTTTGGCCCAGCCTTGCGTCATTCAATTCAGCCGGACTCGCGGATTCCAACCGCGAGCACCCGCCGAGTGACGCGCGAACCCTAATATCCCAACGCTTGCGGTGCGGTCGGGATTCACCCCGACTTCAGGCGGGTGAGGAGGTCAAAATACGATCCGCTACTTTAATCTGGAGTATCTCATCTGGGCACAAGTCGATAAGTCGACATAGCTTCTCCCGTTGGATGCTACCTTCTAATAGGAACTGATCAAGAGGCCACGGTGCACCCGCTGGGGACGTACTGGACACGCTCGCCCGGGAGTACGGAGCCGATCGGGCGCTGACGGCCCTGCTGGATCTCTTGGTGCAAGGTGACTGTTACCAGCCCGAACCAGCGACGCTGCGGCGGGCCGACGCCGACGAGTTGGGAGGCGACCGATGACGACCTACCACGACCTGACGGGCTTCCAGCGCAATCTCCTAGAAGCTATCGCCGCCGTCGACGATGATCCGTATGTCCTCGCGCTCAAGGGCTACCTCAACGAGCGCTACGCCGACCCCATCAACCACAGCCGGCTCTACCAGAATCTTGACCAGTTCACCGATAAGGGCCTCGTCAACCGCGACGAACTCGACGCTCGCACCAACGCCTATACGCTAACCGACGCCGGCCAAGACACGCTCTACCGCCAGGCCGAA
This genomic window from Haloarcula marismortui ATCC 43049 contains:
- a CDS encoding helix-turn-helix transcriptional regulator, with product MTTYHDLTGFQRNLLEAIAAVDDDPYVLALKGYLNERYADPINHSRLYQNLDQFTDKGLVNRDELDARTNAYTLTDAGQDTLYRQAETLAGLCELPRPVTGGAQ